The following is a genomic window from Methanoplanus sp. FWC-SCC4.
TGATGAGCCCTGTGATCTGAAGTTTGTATCTGATGATGGAAAACCAGAATCTGGTTCTTCGAGTGAGTGGCGTGTGCATTATAAGGCCTATTCAATGACGGATGCATCGGCAATTGTACATGCCCATCCTGCAATGTCTGTTGCTGCATCATTTTATTTTGACGAGATTGTCCCGATAGACAGTGAAGGAAAAATGCTATGCCCGATAATTCCTGTTGTGTCCGGAGAACCCGGAACAGATAAGCTTGCAGAAAATATTGGTCTGGCTCTTAAAAAATCCCCGGTTGCAATAGCCCGGGGGCATGGAACTTTTGTTACAGGCAATAGTTTAAAAGAAGCGTATCTTATGACATCAATAGCTGAGCATGCCTGCAAAATAATTTATTTGACAGGAGGGTTCGGAGGCCGGAGCCTCTGAATTTCTCTTCTTAATTCTCTGTTAAATGATACGAGCATGTCGGCAATGACACCGAACATGAATATCTGAAATCCCATTATTATCAGAAGAACCGTCAGTAATGCAAGTTCTGTATGTGTTGTGCCGGCAAACCATTCAACAGCCACATATATCCCCGCTATTAATCCGATAAGAGATACAAAAAGGCCTATTACACCAAAATAAAATATCGGATTGCTGACCCTTGCAAGTCTCCAGACTGCTGATATTATCTTTGCCCCGTCTCTGACCGGGTGAAGTTTAGTCTGTGTTCCCGGTCTTGGTTTGTATTGTATCTCTACAACTGATACTTTCTGCTGGTTTCTTATTGTTTCAACTGAAATTTCTGTTTCAATCTCAAAACCGTTCTCCTTAAGGCTCATTCTTTTGACAGAGTCAAGAGTAAATGCACGGTAACCGGAGAGGATGTCATGAAGATATTCTCCGTGTGCCACCTTGAACAGATAATTTATGACCTGATTGCCAAAATGATTGAGATTGCTTAGTGCTCCCGGTTCAAAAGTATCAAGTCTGTTTCCGATAACATGATCAAATCCGTTGAAAAGAGGATAGAGCATCTTTTCGGAATCTTCAGGCAGGTATGTTCCGTCACCGTCAAGCATCAGAATATAGGGCTGTTGAATAAAATCAATTGCTTCAATTATTGCTCTGCCTTTTCCTTTACCTGTCTGTATTTTTACAATTGCGCCTGATTCCTCTGCAATTTTTACCGTTTTGTCAGTGCTTTTGCCGTCCATTACGAATATATGAGTGTAACCCATTTCTTTGAATGAATTGACCAGTTCCCCTATTGTTGGCGCTTCATTGAGTGTCGGGATGAATATGCATACTTCATCCTTTTTGATATCCATTGCTACATTATATAAAAATCTAAAGTCATAAGTGCTTTCATGCAGACTTCGAAATCAGGTATAAGAATACTTGGCATCGCGGAAAGCTTTTCTCAGGGCGCAAATAATTCATTATTTGCCGGTGTCGTGATGCGAAAGGATCTTATCATCGACGGATTTGCTTTTTCACATGCTACTGTAGGGGGTATGGATGCAACAGATGCCGTGATTGGAATTTTTGATAAGCTTAACAGGCGTGATATTAACTGTATAGTGCTTTCCGGCTGTGTGGTCTCCTGGTTTAATATCATTGATCCGGATCTTATTTTTAAAACAACAAATGTCCCCGTAATCGGGGTGACATATGAGGATTCAAAAGGGTTAAAAGAGCATATTATTCACCATTTTCCTGGTGATGAAAACAGGCTTTCTGCATACGAAAAACTCGGAGAGAGGACTTTTGTGAAACTGGATAATAAGTATGGTATTTATATACGTACTGCCGGACTTTTAAAAGAAGAAGCTTTTAGCATATGCAATTCCTTTGCAAAAGAAGGAAAAATACCTGAACCATTAAGGGTTGCACGTCTTCTTGCAAGGTCTTTTTTTAAGGATGAAAACAGATCCAATATTTTGAATATTTCCTGACAATAATCAGGATAATTTAAAGCTTTTTTTCAGATTTCTGTCTTCATAAAGGCACTCTGAATGTATCTCTTGATATTATTTTGTTTTCAGTTTTGGAAATTATATCAATTTTCACTTCGTCGCCAGGTTTTATAAGCCCGTTTGAGAGGTCAAGGCTTATTTTTTCTTTCGGATACCAGTTGGTGTTTTGGCATCCTGTACCTCCTATTGTCTGAACAAAGAA
Proteins encoded in this region:
- the aglJ gene encoding S-layer glycoprotein N-glycosyltransferase AglJ, producing MDIKKDEVCIFIPTLNEAPTIGELVNSFKEMGYTHIFVMDGKSTDKTVKIAEESGAIVKIQTGKGKGRAIIEAIDFIQQPYILMLDGDGTYLPEDSEKMLYPLFNGFDHVIGNRLDTFEPGALSNLNHFGNQVINYLFKVAHGEYLHDILSGYRAFTLDSVKRMSLKENGFEIETEISVETIRNQQKVSVVEIQYKPRPGTQTKLHPVRDGAKIISAVWRLARVSNPIFYFGVIGLFVSLIGLIAGIYVAVEWFAGTTHTELALLTVLLIIMGFQIFMFGVIADMLVSFNRELRREIQRLRPPNPPVK
- a CDS encoding aldolase; the encoded protein is MQNKEFEIIGKRLFTEGLVGGNFGNMSIRSKNGFYVTPSGSYLDEPCDLKFVSDDGKPESGSSSEWRVHYKAYSMTDASAIVHAHPAMSVAASFYFDEIVPIDSEGKMLCPIIPVVSGEPGTDKLAENIGLALKKSPVAIARGHGTFVTGNSLKEAYLMTSIAEHACKIIYLTGGFGGRSL
- a CDS encoding endonuclease dU gives rise to the protein MQTSKSGIRILGIAESFSQGANNSLFAGVVMRKDLIIDGFAFSHATVGGMDATDAVIGIFDKLNRRDINCIVLSGCVVSWFNIIDPDLIFKTTNVPVIGVTYEDSKGLKEHIIHHFPGDENRLSAYEKLGERTFVKLDNKYGIYIRTAGLLKEEAFSICNSFAKEGKIPEPLRVARLLARSFFKDENRSNILNIS